Proteins from one methanogenic archaeon mixed culture ISO4-G1 genomic window:
- a CDS encoding ABC transporter ATP-binding/permease protein, which translates to MSEHRERHRRGGPGMPTEKPKNFKQAWGRLFQYMGRYKALFVIAILLAIIGTALTLLGPNMLSDMTNLIKDGLVTGDIDMEQIASLGLWLLIIYGISAVITLGQGLIMASISQRTAGNLRNDISAKINRVPLRYFDDAKSGDLMSRVTNDADSLGQDTNRSVSTMVVAITQFLGSLVMMAYTNLTMAGVAVLSTLFGFVLMAVIMSRSQRYFEAQQNYLGAMNGHITETYNNHIIVKTYNGVGRAREQFDQINSDLQHSGFLAMSFAGSMMPIMAFIGNFGYVMVCIVGAMMVLDGSITIGTIVAFMIYIRLFTNPLQQMSQGLTVMQSVAAAAERIFGFLDEPELEDESHKTQTIQAKGHVEFRDVHFGYVPGKEVIHGFSAEVLPGQKVAIVGPTGAGKTTMVNLLMRFYEVDSGDILIDGVSTKELTRENIHDQFCMVLQDAWLFEGTIRENLVYGRDNVTDEELEEVCKAVGIHHFIMTLPEGYDTKLGDNDSLSAGQRQQLTIARAMLDKSPMLILDEATSSVDTRTELIIQDAMDHLAKNRTSFVIAHRLSTIKNSDLILVMRNGSIIEQGTHDELLRKGGFYQELYDSQFEECDDPA; encoded by the coding sequence ATGAGCGAGCACCGTGAGAGGCACAGAAGGGGCGGTCCGGGAATGCCCACCGAGAAGCCCAAGAACTTCAAGCAGGCCTGGGGCAGACTCTTCCAATACATGGGACGCTACAAGGCTTTGTTCGTGATCGCCATCCTGCTTGCGATCATCGGAACGGCCCTGACCCTTTTGGGTCCCAACATGCTCAGCGACATGACCAACCTCATCAAGGACGGTCTCGTCACAGGCGACATTGACATGGAGCAGATCGCCTCGCTGGGACTGTGGCTTCTCATCATCTACGGTATCAGTGCCGTCATCACTTTGGGACAGGGTCTCATCATGGCCTCGATCTCCCAGAGGACGGCAGGGAACCTCCGTAACGACATCTCGGCGAAGATCAACCGCGTACCGCTGAGATACTTCGACGACGCCAAATCAGGGGACCTGATGAGCCGTGTCACCAACGATGCCGATTCGCTCGGACAGGACACGAACCGCAGCGTCAGCACCATGGTCGTCGCGATAACCCAATTCCTAGGATCGCTGGTGATGATGGCGTACACCAACCTCACGATGGCAGGCGTGGCCGTGCTCTCGACGCTGTTCGGATTCGTCCTGATGGCGGTGATCATGTCCAGGTCCCAGAGGTACTTCGAGGCCCAGCAGAACTATCTGGGTGCGATGAACGGGCACATCACCGAGACGTACAACAACCACATCATAGTCAAGACGTACAACGGTGTCGGAAGGGCGAGGGAGCAGTTCGACCAGATCAACTCCGATCTCCAGCACAGCGGATTCCTGGCCATGTCCTTCGCCGGATCGATGATGCCTATCATGGCGTTCATCGGGAACTTCGGATACGTCATGGTCTGCATAGTGGGAGCGATGATGGTCCTGGACGGTTCCATCACCATCGGAACGATCGTCGCCTTCATGATCTACATCAGACTGTTCACCAACCCGCTCCAGCAGATGTCGCAGGGACTCACCGTCATGCAGTCCGTGGCGGCAGCGGCGGAGAGGATCTTCGGATTCCTCGACGAGCCCGAGCTCGAGGACGAGTCCCACAAGACCCAGACCATCCAGGCCAAGGGACATGTGGAGTTCAGGGACGTCCACTTCGGATACGTTCCCGGCAAGGAGGTCATCCACGGGTTCTCCGCAGAGGTCCTCCCGGGACAGAAGGTCGCCATCGTCGGACCTACCGGTGCCGGAAAGACCACGATGGTCAACCTGCTCATGAGATTCTACGAGGTCGACAGCGGTGACATCCTCATCGACGGAGTGTCCACCAAGGAGCTCACGAGGGAGAACATCCACGACCAGTTCTGCATGGTACTTCAGGATGCCTGGCTCTTTGAGGGTACGATACGCGAGAACCTGGTCTACGGAAGGGACAACGTCACCGACGAGGAGCTCGAGGAGGTCTGCAAGGCGGTGGGTATACACCACTTCATAATGACCCTTCCCGAGGGCTACGACACGAAGCTCGGGGACAACGATTCCCTGTCCGCCGGACAGAGGCAGCAGCTCACGATCGCACGTGCGATGCTAGACAAGTCGCCGATGCTGATCCTCGACGAGGCAACAAGTTCCGTCGACACCAGGACCGAGCTGATCATCCAGGATGCGATGGACCATCTGGCCAAGAACAGGACCTCCTTCGTCATCGCCCACAGGCTGTCCACCATCAAGAACTCCGACCTGATCCTCGTGATGAGAAACGGCAGCATCATCGAGCAGGGGACCCACGACGAGCTGCTCAGGAAGGGCGGCTTCTATCAGGAACTGTACGACAGCCAGTTCGAGGAGTGCGACGATCCCGCCTGA
- a CDS encoding ABC transporter ATP-binding/permease protein: MIFNYFRKIDWALLAVCIVLVYIQVWLELEIPGYMTEITKIMTGGGTGEDVLNEGIPMLICAFGSLVSAIIVGVFSAYMGTNLGKTMRKRQFEQVEKYSSAEFNRFSIYSLITRSTNDVIQVQMAFIIGLMVMIRAPMMAVMALMKISTKQMEWLEVTIVALFVMLAFIAIILWVVYPRFKRIQWLNDDVNRITKEGLTGIRVIHAYNAEGYQQKKFEEANATLTGTHVSITRALAFLNPVMTAIMSILGLAIYWVGAVIIEGLALPMDRLLAFADMIVFSSYAMQLMISFMMLIIIFMVLPRALVAAKRIDEVISTEPTITDGKVTETSEQDAGTISFRNVSFRYPDTAQDALTDVSFDVKKGETLAIIGSTGSGKTTLINLIPRFYDVEDGQVLVDGVDVKDYKLDALHRKIGYVPQKAVMFNGTIASNVNYGGTEKERTMDDVKKAISIAQGTEFVERAEGQYEANVAEGGTNLSGGQKQRLSIARAVCLKPEFYIFDDSFSALDYKTDRMLRSELKKETAGVTTIIVAQRIGTIMDADKILVLDEGRLVGMGRHEELLKDCDVYLQIARSQLTDEELVR, translated from the coding sequence ATGATCTTCAACTACTTCAGGAAGATTGACTGGGCGCTCTTGGCGGTATGTATCGTCCTGGTCTACATCCAGGTCTGGCTCGAGCTGGAGATCCCGGGATACATGACCGAGATCACCAAGATCATGACCGGCGGAGGCACCGGAGAGGACGTCCTCAACGAGGGAATCCCGATGCTGATCTGCGCGTTCGGCAGCCTGGTATCGGCGATCATCGTCGGTGTATTCTCCGCCTATATGGGAACGAATCTCGGAAAGACCATGCGCAAGAGGCAGTTCGAGCAGGTCGAGAAGTATTCCTCCGCGGAGTTCAACAGGTTCTCCATCTACAGTCTCATCACGCGTTCCACCAACGACGTCATACAGGTCCAGATGGCATTCATCATCGGACTCATGGTCATGATAAGGGCGCCCATGATGGCGGTTATGGCGCTGATGAAGATATCCACCAAGCAGATGGAATGGCTCGAGGTCACCATCGTCGCATTGTTCGTGATGCTCGCGTTCATCGCGATCATCCTCTGGGTCGTGTACCCCCGCTTCAAGCGCATCCAGTGGCTGAACGACGACGTCAACCGCATCACCAAGGAGGGGCTGACCGGTATCCGTGTCATCCACGCGTACAACGCCGAGGGCTATCAGCAGAAGAAGTTCGAGGAGGCCAACGCGACGCTCACGGGTACACACGTATCGATCACCCGCGCACTGGCGTTCCTGAACCCCGTGATGACCGCGATCATGAGCATCCTGGGGCTGGCGATCTACTGGGTCGGAGCGGTGATAATCGAAGGTCTGGCACTTCCCATGGACAGGCTCCTGGCGTTCGCCGATATGATAGTGTTCTCGTCCTATGCGATGCAGCTCATGATCTCGTTCATGATGCTCATCATCATCTTCATGGTCCTGCCCCGTGCATTGGTCGCGGCCAAGCGTATCGACGAGGTCATATCCACCGAGCCCACGATCACCGACGGAAAGGTCACGGAGACCTCTGAGCAGGATGCGGGGACCATATCGTTCCGCAATGTTTCATTCAGATATCCGGACACGGCGCAGGATGCGCTCACGGACGTCTCCTTCGACGTCAAGAAAGGGGAGACGCTGGCCATCATTGGTTCGACCGGTTCCGGAAAGACCACTCTCATCAACCTCATCCCACGCTTCTACGATGTGGAGGACGGACAGGTCCTCGTGGACGGCGTGGATGTCAAGGATTACAAGCTGGATGCGCTCCACAGAAAGATCGGATACGTACCCCAGAAGGCGGTGATGTTCAACGGGACGATAGCGTCCAACGTCAACTACGGGGGAACGGAGAAGGAGCGCACGATGGACGACGTCAAGAAGGCGATCAGCATCGCACAGGGGACGGAGTTCGTGGAGAGGGCAGAGGGCCAGTACGAGGCCAACGTGGCCGAGGGAGGAACCAACCTATCCGGAGGCCAGAAGCAGCGTCTCTCCATTGCCCGCGCCGTGTGCCTGAAGCCCGAGTTCTACATCTTCGACGATTCGTTCTCTGCATTGGATTACAAGACGGACCGCATGCTCAGGTCCGAACTTAAGAAGGAGACCGCCGGGGTGACGACCATAATCGTCGCCCAGAGGATCGGTACCATCATGGACGCCGACAAGATCCTGGTCCTGGACGAGGGCAGGCTGGTCGGCATGGGAAGGCACGAGGAACTGCTGAAGGACTGCGACGTGTATCTGCAGATCGCCAGGTCCCAGCTCACCGACGAGGAGCTGGTAAGATGA
- a CDS encoding MarR family transcriptional regulator yields MEQSVDHICGPRQMKAYMDRVMAPKLEELGLVPSSAPFICEIARSEGISLRGLSEHLMVDKAHSTRVVSKLLDLGLVENRAEGHEYSLYVTDSGRKAADRAMRIMHDAWSDLIRDLTPEEIDSLTRILNKMSKTIREENR; encoded by the coding sequence ATGGAACAGTCGGTAGACCATATATGCGGTCCTAGGCAGATGAAGGCCTACATGGACAGGGTCATGGCCCCCAAATTGGAGGAGCTGGGTCTTGTGCCATCCAGTGCCCCGTTCATCTGCGAGATCGCCCGCAGCGAGGGCATATCCCTCAGAGGTCTATCCGAACACCTTATGGTCGACAAGGCCCACAGTACGCGCGTCGTGTCGAAGCTGCTGGACCTGGGCCTGGTCGAGAACAGGGCCGAGGGCCATGAATATTCACTGTACGTCACAGATTCCGGCAGGAAGGCCGCCGACAGGGCGATGAGGATCATGCATGACGCGTGGTCCGATCTCATCAGGGACCTCACGCCGGAGGAGATCGACTCCCTGACAAGGATCCTCAACAAGATGTCCAAGACCATCAGGGAGGAGAACCGATGA
- a CDS encoding tRNA methyltransferase, producing the protein MFSEGDYIYLEDASGKKIWLKVSFGMMKVQSLGAIDGSRFQSLSEGDSVTIVGREYRVFRPGVLELMESLDRGAQIISPKDAATILMHCDIKAGDRVIEVGAGSGGLTTALLHAVAPTGKVLTLEFKEENAIRAKKNVSRVGLDQYWEYQIGDARDMDVDVDWEADALTMDMPDPWLALDNLEKHLRAGGRLCAYVPNMNQAESIVNALRDHGYADVHALENMQRGLEVHPGGVRPSFEMLGHTGYLIFARKTVR; encoded by the coding sequence ATGTTTAGCGAGGGCGATTACATCTACCTCGAGGATGCCTCGGGGAAGAAGATCTGGCTCAAGGTCTCCTTCGGCATGATGAAGGTCCAGTCCCTGGGTGCCATCGACGGCTCCAGGTTCCAGTCCCTCAGCGAGGGGGACAGCGTGACCATCGTCGGCCGCGAGTACAGGGTCTTCAGGCCCGGCGTGCTCGAGCTGATGGAGTCCCTCGACAGGGGAGCGCAGATCATATCGCCCAAGGACGCCGCGACGATCCTGATGCACTGCGACATCAAGGCAGGCGACAGGGTCATCGAGGTCGGAGCAGGTTCTGGAGGACTCACCACAGCCCTCCTCCACGCCGTCGCACCCACCGGGAAGGTGCTCACGCTCGAGTTCAAGGAGGAGAACGCCATCCGTGCCAAGAAGAACGTCTCCAGGGTCGGTCTGGACCAGTACTGGGAGTATCAGATCGGCGATGCGAGGGACATGGACGTCGACGTGGACTGGGAGGCGGATGCCCTCACCATGGACATGCCCGACCCCTGGCTGGCTCTGGACAACCTGGAGAAGCATCTCAGGGCCGGAGGCAGGCTCTGCGCGTACGTCCCGAATATGAACCAGGCGGAATCCATCGTCAACGCCCTCCGCGACCATGGCTATGCCGACGTGCACGCGCTTGAGAACATGCAGCGCGGTCTGGAGGTCCACCCCGGAGGGGTCAGGCCCTCGTTCGAGATGCTCGGGCACACCGGCTATCTGATATTCGCACGCAAGACCGTGCGCTGA
- a CDS encoding prolyl-tRNA synthetase ProS, translating to MRMSNKEDNFAEWYLDIVEKAGLSDKRYPIKGMNVWTPYGWRIMRQIDSYIREEFDATDHDEVCFPLLIPESQFAKEKEHIKGFDSEVYWVTHAGLDELDERLVVRPTSETAMYPMFALWIRSHQDLPLKTYQIVNTFRYETKQTRPFIRVREIHFFESHTCHVDYDDAQKQIEEDIEILARIAKKICLPYTLLVRTEWDKFPGAYYTVGIDTSMPNGRTLQMGSIHHYRTNFSEPYEITYEDKDGQHKFVHQTTYGMSERLVGALIGVHGDDQGLIMPPGIAPYQIVLIPIFKKDNQDIVMEAAKETASILTKAGFRVKMDDRDDRPGAKYYEWEMKGVPLRLELGGRDIENKVISFFRRDSAEKGTIDIANLVPGVQMLLDDISECMFNKANEIQKQRTVDIDSMENIPEDKILRFGWCGCDECGHKFEDTTGFKILGRPYHKEEFKGKCIICGKDTDTPAYAAHTM from the coding sequence ATGAGGATGTCCAACAAGGAGGACAACTTCGCGGAGTGGTATCTCGACATCGTCGAGAAGGCCGGCCTTTCAGACAAGAGGTACCCCATCAAGGGAATGAACGTCTGGACCCCCTACGGGTGGAGGATCATGAGGCAGATCGACTCCTACATACGCGAGGAGTTCGACGCCACCGACCACGACGAGGTCTGCTTCCCCCTCCTGATCCCAGAGAGCCAGTTTGCCAAGGAGAAGGAGCACATCAAGGGATTCGACAGCGAGGTCTACTGGGTCACCCACGCCGGACTGGACGAGCTCGACGAGAGGCTCGTCGTAAGGCCCACCTCCGAGACGGCCATGTATCCCATGTTCGCCCTCTGGATCAGGTCTCACCAGGACCTCCCCCTCAAGACGTACCAGATCGTCAACACGTTCCGTTACGAGACCAAGCAGACCAGGCCCTTCATCAGGGTCCGCGAGATCCACTTCTTCGAGTCCCATACCTGCCACGTCGACTACGACGATGCGCAGAAGCAGATTGAGGAGGACATCGAGATCCTGGCGAGGATCGCCAAGAAAATCTGTCTGCCCTACACGCTCCTGGTCCGTACCGAGTGGGACAAGTTCCCCGGTGCGTACTACACTGTGGGTATCGACACGTCGATGCCCAACGGAAGGACCCTCCAGATGGGTTCGATCCACCACTACAGGACCAACTTCTCCGAGCCCTACGAGATCACCTACGAGGACAAGGACGGGCAGCACAAGTTCGTCCACCAGACCACCTACGGTATGTCCGAGAGGCTGGTCGGAGCGCTCATCGGTGTCCATGGTGACGACCAGGGACTCATCATGCCCCCGGGCATCGCACCCTACCAGATCGTCCTGATCCCCATCTTCAAGAAGGACAACCAGGACATCGTCATGGAGGCTGCAAAGGAGACGGCCAGCATCCTCACCAAGGCAGGATTCAGGGTCAAGATGGACGACCGCGACGACCGTCCCGGCGCTAAGTACTACGAGTGGGAGATGAAGGGTGTGCCCCTCAGGCTCGAGCTCGGAGGACGCGACATTGAGAACAAGGTCATCTCCTTCTTCAGGAGGGACAGCGCCGAGAAGGGAACCATCGACATCGCCAACCTCGTCCCCGGGGTCCAGATGCTCCTTGACGACATCTCTGAGTGCATGTTCAACAAGGCCAACGAGATCCAGAAGCAGAGGACCGTGGACATCGACTCCATGGAGAACATTCCAGAGGACAAGATCCTCAGGTTCGGATGGTGCGGATGCGACGAGTGCGGCCACAAGTTCGAGGACACAACCGGGTTCAAGATCCTGGGAAGGCCCTATCACAAAGAGGAGTTCAAGGGCAAGTGCATAATCTGCGGAAAGGACACGGACACCCCCGCATACGCCGCCCACACGATGTGA
- a CDS encoding ribose-phosphate diphosphokinase Prs yields the protein MVERRIGIKAGVYRLCACVIKGKEISRFMIVIGGSTSEVLAKQIAEELGCRYIQAGTRKFPDGEVYTRVESEDFNDDVVIVQNTFPDDKLVEMFLLQDIVAGLKAKKVTLVIPYFGYARQDRLFNPGEPASAILMCKLLDSLACDHVITIDIHKEAVLDAFTCKHTDLKAAPVIADYFKDKGIDLVLSPDIGAAGRAKDVGERMGKPYDHLNKTRLSGTEVKIAPATMDCAGKNILIVDDMISTGGTIMTAAQALRDAGAKSVSVACTHGVFVNNAIDKLTHSALDKVLCCNTLESSQSDISVAKLVADAVRKG from the coding sequence ATGGTGGAAAGGCGTATCGGCATAAAAGCAGGTGTGTATCGTCTGTGCGCGTGTGTTATTAAGGGGAAGGAGATATCACGGTTCATGATAGTTATTGGCGGGTCTACATCCGAGGTCCTTGCGAAGCAGATCGCAGAGGAACTCGGCTGCAGATACATTCAGGCAGGCACAAGGAAATTCCCCGACGGGGAAGTGTACACCAGGGTCGAGAGCGAGGACTTCAACGACGACGTGGTCATCGTCCAGAACACGTTCCCCGACGACAAGCTGGTGGAGATGTTCCTCCTTCAGGACATCGTGGCGGGACTCAAGGCCAAGAAGGTCACGCTGGTCATCCCCTACTTCGGATACGCCAGGCAGGATAGGCTCTTCAACCCCGGAGAACCCGCATCCGCCATCCTCATGTGCAAGCTCCTGGATTCGCTGGCATGCGACCACGTGATCACGATCGACATCCACAAGGAGGCCGTCCTCGACGCGTTCACATGCAAGCACACGGACCTCAAGGCCGCCCCCGTCATCGCAGACTACTTCAAGGACAAGGGGATCGACCTGGTCCTCTCCCCGGATATCGGTGCGGCAGGCCGTGCCAAGGACGTCGGAGAAAGGATGGGCAAGCCCTACGACCATCTCAACAAGACCCGTCTGTCCGGTACCGAGGTCAAGATCGCCCCGGCCACCATGGACTGCGCGGGTAAGAACATACTCATCGTGGACGACATGATCTCCACCGGCGGTACCATCATGACCGCCGCACAGGCACTCAGGGACGCTGGCGCCAAGAGCGTTTCCGTGGCCTGCACGCACGGTGTGTTCGTCAACAACGCCATCGACAAGCTCACCCACAGCGCACTGGACAAGGTCCTCTGCTGCAACACGCTGGAGAGCTCGCAGTCGGACATCTCCGTGGCCAAGCTGGTCGCGGACGCCGTCAGGAAGGGATGA
- a CDS encoding pantothenate kinase CoaA produces the protein MRAEAFVPGHISCIFRPYTLETLEETGSKGLGIRLSLGCRASVAERDDDKVVIRINGRESEAEITRGALRKLCPGRGFDIDLIHELPMEQGFGTSASGTYAATLCAASLSGIDPSAAAIESHKAECGMGGGYGDLLAMHSPYPVPIRELPGAPGRYGRVTDSGLSFDNLSLVVFERPLMSGPILTDPVMMERIARAGDESMAMFNSDRSIEGLFAASNRFSEIIGLESPELRSGPKAIWKEGYHAGMSMLGNSIYTDAPMDVLRPMFSKEKLFSCSSYSGPVRVTRTE, from the coding sequence ATGAGGGCAGAGGCTTTCGTCCCCGGGCACATATCGTGCATATTCAGACCGTATACGCTGGAGACCCTCGAGGAGACGGGCTCCAAAGGTCTGGGCATCAGGCTCAGCCTCGGATGCAGGGCATCGGTCGCCGAGAGGGATGACGACAAGGTCGTGATCCGTATCAACGGCAGGGAATCCGAAGCCGAGATCACGCGCGGTGCTCTGAGGAAACTGTGCCCGGGCAGGGGATTCGACATCGACCTCATCCATGAACTCCCTATGGAACAGGGGTTCGGAACGAGTGCATCTGGCACATACGCAGCTACGCTGTGCGCGGCATCGCTATCCGGCATCGATCCGTCCGCGGCAGCGATAGAATCGCACAAGGCCGAATGCGGGATGGGAGGAGGCTACGGGGACCTTCTGGCGATGCATTCGCCGTATCCGGTCCCCATCAGGGAGCTGCCGGGAGCACCGGGCAGATACGGAAGGGTGACCGATTCAGGACTGTCCTTCGATAATCTATCCCTGGTCGTATTCGAAAGACCGCTCATGTCCGGACCGATACTCACGGACCCGGTGATGATGGAAAGGATCGCTCGTGCAGGGGACGAGTCCATGGCCATGTTCAACAGCGACCGTTCGATAGAAGGGCTCTTCGCGGCATCCAACCGTTTTTCCGAGATCATCGGACTGGAGTCCCCGGAGCTGAGATCCGGACCGAAGGCCATCTGGAAGGAAGGATATCATGCGGGGATGAGCATGCTAGGGAACAGCATCTACACCGATGCGCCGATGGACGTCCTGAGGCCGATGTTCTCGAAAGAGAAATTGTTCTCCTGCAGTTCCTACAGCGGGCCGGTCAGGGTCACTCGTACAGAGTGA
- a CDS encoding phosphopantothenoylcysteine decarboxylase/phosphopantothenate--cysteine ligase CoaBC translates to MTHPSEEIFCEKSEELFGKVIVMGITGSIAAVECFATIRELIRRGAEVIPVMTKEAQKLVAPDALYFASGNQPITDLTGLTEHVTLMGDEGYADMLLIYPATANTISKIANGIDDTPVTSMATVAIGAGVPVAIAPAMHQAMFDNPAVMENMDKLRCWGISFIGPRLDGVRAKVATSEEVVESVCAILSDSPLADKKVLIIGGRSEEPIDSMRMITNRSSGMMAVSLAKAAFERGADTELWMGGCSVPLPGYIMTRRFRTVKDLEDMLGCIDHDIVIVPAALADFTPATKADGKISSDGGFDLRLDPVKKMLPLIRKRCGTVIGFKAESGIGRDELIAKARGRLKEYGLTAVVANDVCTAGSDSSSVILVTEDGEEEIEGTKSQISEAILDSLFGDL, encoded by the coding sequence ATGACCCATCCGTCAGAGGAGATTTTCTGTGAGAAGAGCGAGGAATTGTTCGGAAAGGTGATAGTAATGGGCATCACCGGCAGCATCGCCGCTGTCGAATGCTTCGCGACCATCAGGGAGCTGATCAGGCGCGGGGCCGAGGTGATCCCGGTCATGACCAAGGAGGCCCAGAAGCTGGTTGCCCCGGACGCGTTGTATTTCGCATCGGGCAACCAGCCCATCACCGACCTTACCGGTCTCACCGAGCACGTCACTCTGATGGGGGACGAGGGCTACGCCGACATGCTGCTCATCTATCCCGCCACGGCCAACACGATATCCAAGATCGCCAACGGGATAGACGATACGCCGGTCACGTCCATGGCCACGGTTGCCATAGGCGCGGGCGTGCCGGTGGCCATCGCCCCGGCCATGCACCAGGCGATGTTCGACAACCCTGCCGTGATGGAGAACATGGACAAGCTCAGATGCTGGGGCATCAGCTTCATCGGCCCCCGTCTGGACGGTGTCAGGGCCAAGGTCGCGACCTCGGAGGAGGTCGTGGAATCCGTCTGCGCCATCCTGAGCGACAGCCCGCTGGCGGACAAGAAGGTCCTGATCATAGGCGGGAGGAGCGAGGAACCCATCGATTCCATGAGGATGATCACCAACCGCTCGTCGGGGATGATGGCGGTCAGCCTTGCGAAGGCGGCCTTCGAGAGAGGCGCGGATACCGAGCTCTGGATGGGCGGTTGCAGCGTCCCGCTCCCCGGTTACATCATGACGAGGAGGTTCAGGACGGTCAAGGACCTGGAGGACATGCTGGGATGCATCGACCACGACATAGTCATAGTGCCAGCAGCGTTGGCGGACTTCACACCCGCCACCAAGGCGGACGGGAAGATCTCCAGCGACGGAGGCTTCGACCTCAGACTGGATCCGGTCAAGAAGATGCTCCCGCTCATCAGGAAGAGATGCGGCACCGTGATCGGATTCAAGGCGGAGTCGGGAATCGGCAGAGATGAACTTATCGCCAAGGCCCGCGGACGCCTCAAGGAGTACGGGCTCACGGCGGTCGTAGCCAACGACGTATGCACCGCAGGCAGCGATTCATCGTCGGTCATACTCGTCACGGAGGATGGGGAGGAGGAGATCGAGGGGACCAAATCCCAGATCTCCGAGGCCATCCTGGACAGTCTTTTCGGTGACCTATGA
- a CDS encoding thymidylate kinase Tmk — protein MRGAFIVFEGPDGAGKSSLCKAVADALSGKGRDVVVTAEPTREGIGAFIRSGSAGRISQRTEALLFVADRNDHTEAIERMVSEGKVVLCDRYFASTVAYQSARLDGDASDRDWLIDINRQFIDRPDATILLDIDPEVGMGRVGGRGEEISKFERLDFQNQVRSNYLRLASEFGFNVIDASRSREEVLADAMSVIDEVIG, from the coding sequence ATGAGAGGAGCATTCATCGTTTTCGAAGGTCCCGACGGAGCGGGGAAATCATCACTGTGCAAGGCGGTAGCCGACGCTCTGTCCGGCAAGGGCAGGGATGTGGTCGTCACCGCCGAGCCCACGCGCGAGGGCATAGGCGCGTTCATACGCAGCGGTTCCGCGGGGAGGATCTCCCAGAGGACCGAGGCCCTGCTGTTCGTGGCCGACCGCAACGACCACACCGAGGCGATAGAGAGGATGGTCTCCGAAGGCAAGGTGGTGCTCTGCGACAGGTACTTCGCATCCACCGTCGCATACCAGTCCGCACGCCTTGACGGCGATGCATCCGACAGGGACTGGCTCATCGACATAAACAGACAGTTCATAGACAGGCCGGACGCCACCATCCTGCTGGACATCGACCCCGAGGTGGGCATGGGCCGCGTAGGGGGACGCGGGGAGGAGATCAGCAAGTTCGAGAGGTTGGATTTCCAGAACCAGGTGCGTTCCAACTATCTCAGGTTGGCGAGCGAGTTCGGCTTCAATGTGATAGACGCCTCCCGTTCCAGGGAGGAGGTTCTCGCGGACGCCATGTCCGTTATCGATGAGGTGATAGGATGA
- a CDS encoding TOPRIM domain-containing protein yields the protein MNDGERLEGLTETLDRLSGMIPDHVLLVEGHKDIAALKAVGIDGDFYCVQSGGGPVKAAEYAWRSGKAAVILTDWDRRGGNLAGTLRENLMSLGVQYDDTVRRDLAFYSRFYCKDIESLDSVMERLQASADEQQ from the coding sequence ATGAACGACGGGGAGCGCCTGGAAGGCTTGACGGAGACCCTTGACAGGCTGTCCGGCATGATCCCGGACCACGTCCTCCTGGTGGAGGGCCATAAGGACATCGCCGCCCTGAAGGCCGTCGGCATCGACGGGGATTTCTACTGCGTCCAGAGCGGCGGCGGTCCGGTGAAGGCCGCGGAGTATGCATGGAGGTCCGGGAAGGCGGCCGTCATCCTGACCGACTGGGACAGGAGGGGAGGCAACCTTGCCGGCACCCTCAGGGAGAACCTAATGTCGCTGGGCGTCCAGTACGACGACACCGTCCGCAGGGATCTCGCATTCTACTCGCGTTTCTACTGCAAGGACATCGAATCCTTGGATTCCGTCATGGAGAGGCTGCAGGCATCCGCGGATGAACAACAATAA